AAGCACGAAGAGATCCCTGCGCCTTGCCTTACTTGCGATGAGTGGTACACTTTTAACGCATAAAAGACTCGGCTCCCTGTATGCGTTCATACAGGCGAGGACGAGTTCGACTCGCCTCCCCCGAAAAGTACTGAAGGATCTTCCGGAAGGTTCCGGAAACGCCTTGCTGGATCATATCCATTTTCGAATCAGTAAGGTTCTACCTCAATCCCGCATCGTTTATGTCGTGCCGGAGGAAGATTTCGAATTGGAAGCCTTTCTTTCTTCCAGGAATAGACGAGTTTTCTCCGGACCGTTAGAAGACGTGAGAGCTCGATACATTCTCGCAGCCTCGAAATTCGGCGCGGAAGCTGTCCTTCGCTTAACGGGTGACAATCCGTTTTACGACGTAAAACATCTAGGACTGCTTTTACTATCCTTCTTACAAGGATCTTCGCAGCTATCATACTTCAAAGGATTACCCTTAGGAATGGGGGGAGAAGTTTTTCGTACGGAAGCTTTGCTTTGGGAGCCGCAAGACGGATTGGAGGAGCGACATAGGGAACATGTCAGCCTACATATTAAGGAGCATCCGGAAAAATTTCGAATTACTTCCATCCCAGCTTTGCTAGCGGAGGAGGATTCGGATAGAATTCCGCGTTTCCGTCTGACCGTCGATACGCCGGAAGATTTTCGAACAATGGAGGCAATCTTAGAGGGACCGGCAAAATCGATCGGGAACACAAAACCTGAAATTCCGGATTGGGGTGTGGGAGATCTTCTTAAATGGGAAGCGGATTTTCCGAAACTATTCCGGGAAAATGCAAGCGTTCCTCAGATAAAATTTTCTCTTCCTAGGGTAAACCGAAAGTCGAAAGGCAAGATCGCACTTCTCGTCGCTCCCGCAAAGGAATTCGGCAGCGGCCATGAAGCAAGATCGCATATTTTATATTCCCTGCTTCCCGACCGAGATTGGGAACCCACATTGATTTCCAAGTTTCCAAAGGACGGCGAATATCAAGGATTAATAATCGACTACAGGGATATAAGTATTCCGATAGAATATAAGAAAACAAAATTATTGCTTTTGGATCATTTCGGAGCGGAACGGAAAATTCATCCCCATTTCGATCTATTACCCCATCCACTGAATCGTGGAGACTTTGACTGGAGTAATATTTTGCTCCCTCCTTCCCTTACAAGTTCCGCATTAAATCCGACACAGGAGGAAATGGAAGAATATGAATTCTTTTGCTACGCCGGCACGATCGAAAAGCGACAATCGAACGACTTGGATCGAATTCTACTTCGGCAATCACCATCCGGAAAAATCCTAAGAGTCGGCGGAACTCCTCCCGCCGCAGAGAACGCAAGAATCGAACATGTCGATAGACTTTCCACGAACGATTATTTAACGGCGCTTAGAGGCTCAAAACGATTTTTCGGATATTTCGGACAGAGTCTATTCGAAGCCTTATATCTTGGAATCCCATCCGCTACGTTCGGAATCTCCCCCGTTCATGAAACTCTTTCGTCCATGTTGGAGGAAGACGCAGGAATTCCGTATTACAAAAACATCGGTTCCGCAAAATTTTCCGTCGGAACGCGAGCCCCCGGAGCCGGCGGATATGATAATATATTAGAATATATAGATTTTCTGTTTTATCAAAAATGAAGATATTCAATTTTGCGCGGATCGGACGGGAAGCAAGATTAGCGATTTTATCCGGAGCCCTCCAGAGCCGTAACAAAACTAAAAATAAAAAGGCTACCTCTGGATACCCCGAATCGTTCGGTATTTTCCGGAAAGGAACAGATTGTATTTTAAACCGTTCTTTTCTACGGCTCCGATCGAAGCGGATTTATTATTCGATTGAATGACTCTCTGAATATCCTACAGATCTAAACCGTAGGCCCGGAGTTTTTGAAGATTGCAGGCGATCAATGCATCCCGGACCTTGCGCAACCAGGAAAATAAGTGATTGCACGTTGAGTGGAGTTGCTGTCATACTTTCCTTGTAACCGTTAAAACGGTTAAAGGCTTCGGGAGTTTTTATGGTAAAGAGAATCGTACACAATCTGACTCTTCCCTTGATTGTAGCGTCTTTTATTCAAATTTCCGCCTGCACTGCTGCGAATCCGCATCCCAGAGAGATCGCCATAGGCGAGGAAAAGATTAGCGTCACTCTAAAAATCGATGAAACATTCAAACCCCAAATTTTTTATCCGTTTGGAACAAGTGCATTCGAAACCGTAAAAAAACCCCAATGGATCCCGCTCGAAGAATCTCCGAATATTCTTCTGAAGCCGTTCGTCGGACTCTTTCGGCGAGAGACAGGAATCCTGCTCCAAACGGCGCCATCCCAGTCTCAGTCGATCATGATCCAGCCCGTAAATTTACTCGTAGCGGATAGCATGGCCGCCTTCGCTGAATTTAGAATTTACTACAAATTCTCCTCGGGAGAAACGACGGAAGATCGGTTTAGCGTGGCCTGTAATCAGGAATTTCCGACGGCAGCCTATCCTCGCGCCCTCATGGAAGCGGCTTCGAACCGAGCAGCCGCTTACTATTATCATCGCTCGAAAGTTGAGCCTCAGGGCAAACTCCCGGCTTACTATAAGGCAAAAAGTGGATTCCTGGAATCGCCGGTCACTTATGTTCTGAATCTATTTAAGAACAATCCGGAAATCACGGTCGTTTATTTTGAAACCGCAGATTCCGCCTTATCATATCTTCCCAAAGAATTC
The Leptospira inadai serovar Lyme str. 10 genome window above contains:
- a CDS encoding cytidylyltransferase domain-containing protein codes for the protein MSGTLLTHKRLGSLYAFIQARTSSTRLPRKVLKDLPEGSGNALLDHIHFRISKVLPQSRIVYVVPEEDFELEAFLSSRNRRVFSGPLEDVRARYILAASKFGAEAVLRLTGDNPFYDVKHLGLLLLSFLQGSSQLSYFKGLPLGMGGEVFRTEALLWEPQDGLEERHREHVSLHIKEHPEKFRITSIPALLAEEDSDRIPRFRLTVDTPEDFRTMEAILEGPAKSIGNTKPEIPDWGVGDLLKWEADFPKLFRENASVPQIKFSLPRVNRKSKGKIALLVAPAKEFGSGHEARSHILYSLLPDRDWEPTLISKFPKDGEYQGLIIDYRDISIPIEYKKTKLLLLDHFGAERKIHPHFDLLPHPLNRGDFDWSNILLPPSLTSSALNPTQEEMEEYEFFCYAGTIEKRQSNDLDRILLRQSPSGKILRVGGTPPAAENARIEHVDRLSTNDYLTALRGSKRFFGYFGQSLFEALYLGIPSATFGISPVHETLSSMLEEDAGIPYYKNIGSAKFSVGTRAPGAGGYDNILEYIDFLFYQK